A genomic region of Gemmatimonadota bacterium contains the following coding sequences:
- a CDS encoding creatininase family protein, whose translation MQKLASVLALTVVLGTEPSMAQELPSVFLDELTWMEVADAIDAGTTTIIIPTAGTEQNGPHMVLGKHKFIVTAAAERIAGQLGNALVAPTVTYVPEGTVERIRGNRQRAGTITLPNEHYMKLLEYAARSLEAGGFTDIVMIGDSGGNQRGMEEVAAMLNQEWSDGPGRVHFVGDYYANNGVNEWLNSQGETDEAIGSHAGIRDTSQLWALHPEHIRVDLLAPGGGFEGSGVRGDASRASVEYGRKGLELKVAAAVSQTRELIANRR comes from the coding sequence ATGCAAAAGCTCGCATCGGTTCTGGCACTGACCGTAGTGCTCGGCACCGAGCCGTCGATGGCCCAAGAACTGCCCTCCGTCTTCCTCGACGAGCTCACTTGGATGGAGGTCGCCGACGCGATCGACGCCGGCACGACCACGATCATCATCCCGACCGCGGGGACCGAGCAGAACGGGCCCCACATGGTTCTCGGCAAGCACAAGTTCATCGTCACCGCAGCGGCGGAGCGCATCGCCGGCCAGCTCGGGAACGCCTTGGTCGCGCCGACGGTGACCTACGTCCCGGAGGGAACCGTCGAGCGGATCCGCGGCAACCGCCAGCGCGCGGGCACGATCACGCTCCCCAACGAACACTACATGAAGCTGCTCGAGTACGCGGCACGTAGCCTCGAAGCAGGAGGCTTCACCGACATCGTCATGATCGGCGACAGCGGCGGGAATCAACGAGGGATGGAGGAGGTGGCCGCGATGCTCAACCAGGAGTGGTCCGATGGCCCCGGGCGGGTGCACTTCGTCGGGGACTACTACGCCAACAACGGCGTCAACGAGTGGCTCAACAGCCAGGGGGAGACCGATGAAGCGATCGGGTCGCACGCCGGTATCCGCGACACGTCCCAACTCTGGGCGCTCCACCCTGAGCACATCCGTGTGGACCTACTCGCACCCGGTGGCGGCTTCGAGGGCAGCGGTGTGCGGGGCGACGCGTCTCGCGCATCGGTCGAATACGGCCGCAAGGGTCTCGAGCTGAAGGTC